The Nocardioides sp. S-1144 genome includes a region encoding these proteins:
- the purM gene encoding phosphoribosylformylglycinamidine cyclo-ligase — MTEQNAYARAGVDIEAADTAIELMRASVAKASRPEVIGGLGGFAGLFDATALTQYTRPLLATSTDGVGTKVAIAQAMDKHDTIGFDLVGMVVDDLVVCGAEPLFMTDYIATGRVVPERIAAIVKGIAEACVEAGCALVGGETAEHPGLLAPDEYDVAGAATGVVEADRLLGPGRVRPGDAVIAMASSGLHSNGYSLVRQVLLADAGWSLDRHVPELGRSLGEELLEPTTIYAKHCLALADQVELHAMSHVTGGGLAANLARVLPAELRASVERATWNPQPIFDVVRQVGSLSQADLEMTLNCGVGMIALCPPDSVEAALHLLDGLGVRAWVAGQVDVDPEQSATVRMVGQHPDW, encoded by the coding sequence TTGACCGAGCAGAACGCCTACGCCCGCGCCGGCGTCGACATCGAGGCCGCCGACACCGCGATCGAGCTGATGAGGGCCTCGGTGGCCAAGGCCTCCCGTCCCGAGGTGATCGGCGGGCTCGGCGGCTTCGCGGGGCTCTTCGACGCCACCGCGCTGACGCAGTACACCCGCCCGCTCCTCGCGACGTCGACCGACGGTGTCGGCACCAAGGTCGCGATCGCCCAGGCGATGGACAAGCACGACACCATCGGCTTCGACCTCGTGGGCATGGTCGTCGACGACCTGGTGGTCTGCGGGGCCGAGCCGCTGTTCATGACCGACTACATCGCCACCGGTCGGGTCGTCCCCGAGCGGATCGCCGCGATCGTCAAGGGCATCGCCGAGGCGTGCGTCGAGGCCGGCTGCGCGCTCGTGGGCGGCGAGACCGCCGAGCACCCCGGGCTGCTCGCGCCCGACGAGTACGACGTCGCCGGTGCCGCCACCGGGGTCGTCGAGGCCGACCGCCTGCTGGGCCCGGGCCGGGTCCGCCCCGGCGACGCCGTCATCGCGATGGCGTCGTCCGGCCTGCACTCGAACGGCTACTCCCTCGTGCGCCAGGTGCTGCTGGCCGACGCCGGCTGGTCGCTCGACCGCCACGTCCCCGAGCTGGGCCGGAGCCTCGGCGAGGAGCTCCTGGAGCCGACCACGATCTACGCCAAGCACTGCCTGGCACTCGCCGACCAGGTCGAGCTGCACGCCATGTCCCACGTCACCGGCGGCGGCCTCGCGGCCAACCTCGCGCGGGTGCTCCCGGCCGAGCTGCGCGCGAGCGTCGAGCGGGCCACCTGGAACCCCCAGCCGATCTTCGACGTCGTCCGCCAGGTGGGCTCGCTGAGCCAGGCCGACCTCGAGATGACCCTCAACTGCGGGGTCGGGATGATCGCCCTGTGCCCCCCCGACTCGGTCGAGGCGGCCCTGCACCTGCTCGACGGGCTGGGTGTCCGCGCGTGGGTCGCGGGGCAGGTCGACGTCGACCCCGAGCAGTCCGCGACCGTGCGGATGGTGGGCCAGCACCCGGACTGGTAG